GACTTGTCCGGCCCGTGGCAACTGACGCAATACTTGGTCAGGAAAGCTTCAAACGGTTCCGCGCCACGGGTGGCACCCGCCAGCCCGAGGCAGGCGGAGAGGAGCAGGCAGGAACGGGAAATTGTCCGGATGGGCAGCATGTCAGTTGTCACGGGGAGTTATGCTAAAACTTCCTTCACCACCTCGCCATACACATCCGTGAGGCGGTAATCGCGACCGAGGTGACGGACGATGAGGATGCGAAGCCGCTTCATTCCAGGTAGAGGAGCTCGTTGGCGTTGAGGAGTGCGCGGCAGAAGGCTTCCACACCGTGGGCGGAGATGAGTTTTGTCGCGGCTTCATGTTCTTTTGCGGTCGGCTGGCGTTGGAAGGCGGTGCGATAGGCTTGGGTCGCCGCGTCGCCGGCTTGGAGGCAGGCGGCCAACGCCTTCGCCATGTCGAGGGTGAAGCTGTGGTTGAGCAGCGTGAGCGCCTGGAGCGGAGTCGTGGTGTTGGCGCGCTTCGGCGCGGCGAAGGCGATGTCCGGCAGATCGAAGTCGTTCAGCACATCCACCACGCTGGCGCGGGCGTTCTGGTGATAGACGGCGCGGCGGTAGGTTTCTGGTCCGTGCGTATCGAGCGGAAAGTAAGTGCAGACGTTGTTCTGCGTGAACTTGTAGAGGCGGAAGCCAGGTCCGCCCATCGGCTCCAGTTGTAGCTTGCCGGTGACAGCCAGCATCGTGTCGCGCACTTCCTCGGCGCTAAGACGGCGCGGCGGGAAACGCCAGAGCAGGCGGGCGTCCTTGTCCACCCGCACGGCGGATTCCCGATACGCGGCGGACTGGAGATACGTTTCCGACAGCAGAATCTCGCGGTGCAACGCCTTCAACCGCCAGCCATTCGCGAGCAACCGTGCGGCGAGGAACTCCAGCAGCTCCGGATGCGTGGGCTGGCTGCCGAGGGAACCGAAGTCGCTCGGCGTGTCCACCAGGCCGACGCCGAAGTGGTATTGCCAGACGCGATTGGCCAGCACGCGCAACGCGAGCGCGTTCTGATCGCCGGTGATCCACTTCGCCAACGCGAGACGGCGCTCGCCTTCGGGCGCATCCGCCGGAAGTTCGTAGGGCGCTGTCACGCGGTCGAGCACGCTCAGGCTCGCGGGCGCCACGACCTCACCGGGCTTCATCGGATCGCCGCCCTTGTGGACAAACGTGCGCTCCTTGGGCTGCTCGGGGTTACCAACCCAGATTTGCGGCAGCTTCGGCACGCGACTGATCTGCCGTTGCACGTCGGCGATTTGCTGTTCGAGCGCTGTGATCCGGGCGGTTTCCTCCGCTGTGATGACGTTGTGCCGCGCCTTGGCCGCGCGGTGCGCGAGCGTCCACGGTTCGCGGCCTTCGTCCGTGGCGACGGTCGTCCACGTCTTGCCATCGAGGGAGGTCTGAACTTCGTATTCGCAGGGTGTGGCGCCGGCCACTCTGCTTTCGTCCGTTCCGCGCTCGCCTCGCGCGTTGATGAAGGTGATGCGGTGGATCGTCTCCGGCCTGGCGAATGTGAGCGTGAGCACCGGCGGTTCGCCGATGAACCAGCCCTCGCCAGTCATGCCATCGATGCAGTATTGCGGCCCGTAAGCTTCCGGGAAGTCCTCGGCCGTTGTGGACTTCGCGCCTTCAGCCGTGGTGCCGTTGCTGGCGAGGGCGACATTCCGGCCGTCGTTGCTCCATACTTGGAATTCGGTGAGCTTGCCGCCGGGCGCGTTCGCCCGCTTCTTCCCCGCCGGGGCCGTGGTGAACCCGTGAATCACGAAGCGCAGAAACTTCGCCTCGGTGGCGGGAAACGACTCGTCGGTGCCGTGGGGATCGATCTTTGGCCGGGTGGCCTTGATGGTGGAAGCGGCGGCCTTGGCCCGCGCATCGATGTCCTTGTCCAGCTTCTCCAACTCGGCCTTGATCTGGGCGAGCTTCTGATTCAACGGCTTGGTCGCGGCGGCAAACGCGGCGCGCTCCTCCTTCGTGGTCACCACGCGCCGTCCATGAGTCACGCCCTCGAACGCCGCGCGCAGCCGGTAATAATCCTCAGTGGGAATGGGGTCGAACTTGTGGTTGTGGCACCGCGCGCAGTTGATCGTGAGTCCGAGAAACGCACTCCCCGCCGCGGTGACGATGTCGTCGAGCGTGGCGGCGCGAATGTTCGCCTGCGCAACCTTGTCCTGGTTGCCCACATCGTCGTAAGGACCGGCGACGAGAAAGGCGCTGCCAACTTCCACGCCCGGATCATCCTTCCCGAGAACATCGCCGGCGAGGTGTTCGCGGATGAACTGGTTGAACGGCTTGTCCTCGTTGATCGAGCGGATGACCCAGTCGCGCCACGGCCAGAGATCATCAACGATGACATTGCGCTCGAAGCCGAGGCTCTCGCCAAAGCGCGTGACGTCGAGCCAGTGGCGACCCCAACGCTCGCCGTAACGCGGGCTGGCGAGAAGGCTATCGATGAGCGCTTCGATGGCCTGACGTGGGCTGGCTTTATGCGCCTTCACGAACGCCTCTACCTCCTCCGGTGTCGGCGGCAGGCCGTGCAGGTCGTAGGTCATGCGGCGGATGAGCGTGCGCGGATCAGCCGGCGGATTCTGCGTGAGCTTTTTCTCAGCTAGCTTGGCGCGGATGAATCCATCAAGGCTCTCGTGCGGATGCTTCGTCGCGAGTGGTTGGAGCGACCACCAGGTTTTGTCGCCGCGCTTCGCTTCGAGCTTCACGCCGTCGCGCGGGTCGGTCGCGCCGAGCTTCACCCACGTCATCAGGTCGGCGATCACGGCA
This sequence is a window from Verrucomicrobiota bacterium. Protein-coding genes within it:
- a CDS encoding DUF1553 domain-containing protein, whose protein sequence is MKTAITLLSTLSLAQLTALTAAEPSGIAFFEQKIRPVLIEHCYECHSAQAKKLKGNLYLDSKAGWQKGGDSGKPAIIPGKPEQSLLIQSVRHEVEDLEMPPKKPKLSDAVIADLMTWVKLGATDPRDGVKLEAKRGDKTWWSLQPLATKHPHESLDGFIRAKLAEKKLTQNPPADPRTLIRRMTYDLHGLPPTPEEVEAFVKAHKASPRQAIEALIDSLLASPRYGERWGRHWLDVTRFGESLGFERNVIVDDLWPWRDWVIRSINEDKPFNQFIREHLAGDVLGKDDPGVEVGSAFLVAGPYDDVGNQDKVAQANIRAATLDDIVTAAGSAFLGLTINCARCHNHKFDPIPTEDYYRLRAAFEGVTHGRRVVTTKEERAAFAAATKPLNQKLAQIKAELEKLDKDIDARAKAAASTIKATRPKIDPHGTDESFPATEAKFLRFVIHGFTTAPAGKKRANAPGGKLTEFQVWSNDGRNVALASNGTTAEGAKSTTAEDFPEAYGPQYCIDGMTGEGWFIGEPPVLTLTFARPETIHRITFINARGERGTDESRVAGATPCEYEVQTSLDGKTWTTVATDEGREPWTLAHRAAKARHNVITAEETARITALEQQIADVQRQISRVPKLPQIWVGNPEQPKERTFVHKGGDPMKPGEVVAPASLSVLDRVTAPYELPADAPEGERRLALAKWITGDQNALALRVLANRVWQYHFGVGLVDTPSDFGSLGSQPTHPELLEFLAARLLANGWRLKALHREILLSETYLQSAAYRESAVRVDKDARLLWRFPPRRLSAEEVRDTMLAVTGKLQLEPMGGPGFRLYKFTQNNVCTYFPLDTHGPETYRRAVYHQNARASVVDVLNDFDLPDIAFAAPKRANTTTPLQALTLLNHSFTLDMAKALAACLQAGDAATQAYRTAFQRQPTAKEHEAATKLISAHGVEAFCRALLNANELLYLE